A window of the Synechococcus sp. LTW-R genome harbors these coding sequences:
- a CDS encoding DUF4359 domain-containing protein, giving the protein MAASSDDGRWTWAAAAGVAVVALAVTNPGTDDFEAFAGDQLVRAASRELCGSGSLPLIARLVIQDCPQLVASQRKVLGQLAAASSHRYNAGLFSVYTTELGGQTLLPGLTIPRYRAVTLGGAGQLLVVQSSEEAAPGLAQR; this is encoded by the coding sequence ATGGCTGCTTCTTCGGATGATGGGCGTTGGACCTGGGCCGCGGCGGCCGGTGTGGCCGTGGTGGCGTTGGCGGTGACCAATCCTGGGACGGATGACTTCGAGGCCTTCGCGGGGGACCAATTGGTGCGCGCCGCCTCCCGAGAGCTGTGCGGCTCTGGATCCCTTCCCCTGATCGCGCGCCTGGTGATTCAGGACTGCCCCCAGCTGGTGGCCAGTCAGCGCAAGGTGTTGGGGCAATTGGCGGCGGCCTCCAGCCACCGCTACAACGCCGGGCTGTTCAGCGTCTACACGACCGAACTGGGTGGTCAGACCCTGTTGCCGGGACTGACGATCCCCCGCTATCGCGCGGTTACCTTGGGGGGGGCGGGGCAGCTCTTGGTGGTTCAGAGTTCGGAGGAAGCGGCGCCGGGTTTGGCGCAGCGTTGA
- a CDS encoding DUF1611 domain-containing protein, whose protein sequence is MLSAQRPVVLLQHGGLDNLSGKTGLAMLRYRSGPIVAVIDPAHAGASLEAVTGIQRSVPVVADLEAALACGPEVAVVGLAPSGGRLPLEMRRDVVHALQAGLSLASGLHSRLADDPEFAAVALAPGQWIWDLRHEPPELDVATARSAALPCRRVLAVGSDMAVGKMSACLELQREGQRQGRDVRFVGTGQAGILISGHGVALDAVRVDYAAGAVEAAVLMAAEGATAETLVLVEGQGSLCHPGSTATLPLMRGSQPTALLLVHRAGQTHVRTRPGAVPVAIPPLPEVIAANEALAALARPDGQHPKVRAICLNTALLTAEQAEKERASLQALTGLHVWDPVRHGSSGLLAALD, encoded by the coding sequence ATGCTGTCGGCTCAGCGTCCGGTGGTGCTGCTGCAGCACGGCGGTCTGGACAACCTTTCGGGCAAAACCGGCCTGGCGATGCTGCGCTATCGCTCCGGGCCGATCGTCGCGGTGATTGACCCGGCCCATGCCGGCGCGTCGCTGGAGGCGGTCACGGGCATTCAGCGCTCCGTTCCTGTGGTGGCTGATTTGGAGGCGGCCTTGGCCTGTGGCCCCGAGGTGGCGGTGGTGGGCTTGGCCCCCTCCGGTGGACGGCTGCCGCTGGAGATGCGCCGCGATGTGGTCCACGCCCTGCAGGCGGGATTGAGCCTGGCCAGTGGTTTGCACAGCCGTCTGGCGGATGACCCGGAGTTCGCGGCCGTCGCTTTGGCTCCTGGGCAGTGGATTTGGGATCTGCGCCATGAGCCCCCCGAGCTGGATGTGGCGACGGCCCGTTCGGCGGCGCTGCCCTGCCGGCGGGTGCTGGCGGTCGGCTCCGACATGGCCGTCGGCAAGATGAGCGCCTGCCTGGAGCTGCAGCGCGAGGGGCAGCGGCAGGGCCGCGATGTGCGCTTTGTCGGCACCGGTCAGGCCGGGATCTTGATCAGTGGTCATGGCGTGGCCTTGGACGCGGTGCGCGTCGACTACGCCGCCGGTGCGGTGGAAGCGGCAGTGCTGATGGCTGCCGAGGGCGCCACGGCGGAGACCTTGGTGCTGGTGGAAGGGCAGGGCTCCCTCTGCCATCCCGGTTCGACGGCCACCCTGCCCCTGATGCGCGGCAGCCAACCGACGGCCCTGCTCTTGGTGCACCGCGCCGGCCAGACCCATGTGCGCACCCGTCCGGGTGCCGTGCCGGTGGCGATTCCGCCGCTCCCCGAGGTGATCGCGGCCAATGAGGCCCTGGCGGCCCTGGCCCGCCCCGACGGACAGCATCCCAAGGTCCGGGCGATCTGCCTGAACACCGCGCTGTTGACCGCGGAGCAGGCGGAGAAGGAGCGCGCGTCTTTGCAAGCGCTTACAGGTCTGCACGTGTGGGATCCGGTGCGCCACGGCAGCTCTGGGCTCCTGGCGGCCCTGGATTGA